Proteins encoded together in one Falco biarmicus isolate bFalBia1 chromosome 4, bFalBia1.pri, whole genome shotgun sequence window:
- the USP4 gene encoding ubiquitin carboxyl-terminal hydrolase 4 isoform X5 yields MRTRADIRPRRGSRTDMAAAEGGSGGAGGARPDPTVQRAELGPLLAMALRPGESWYLVDSRWFKQWKKYVGFDSWDMFGVGDPGFFPGPIDNSGLFSDPETQSLKEHLIDELDYVLVPTEAWNKLVAWYGCVDGQQPIVRKVVEYGLFVKHYKVEVYLLELKLCESSNPDNVISCHFSKADTVATIEKEMRKLFNIPAEKETRLWNRYMSNMYEQLSKLDSTVQDAGLYQGQVVLIEVKNEDGTCPGQHFLAKSSTATSRNFTTSSKSSASSYSSVSATSVITNGDNSNSYGLNSSHLGRGGSGFVCNSYSCRDSASLTQPGLCGLSNLGNTCFMNSALQCLSNTPPLTDYFLEDKYEAEINQNNPLGMRGEIAEAYAELIKQIWSGRQSYVAPRMFKTQVGQFAPQFSGYQQQDSQELLAFLLDGLHEDLNRVKKKPYLELKDANGRPDSEVAKEAWENHRLRNDSIIVDIFHGLFKSTLVCPKCSKVSVTFDPFCYLTLPLPLRRDRPMEVTLVYAAPQRRPVQVL; encoded by the exons ATGCGCACGCGGGCCGACATCCGCCCGCGACGGGGCTCGCGCACCGAcatggcggcggcggagggTGGCAGCGGCGgcgccggcggggcgcggccggACCCGACGGTGCAGCGGGCCGAGCTGGGGCCGCTGCTGGCTATGGCCCTCCGGCCGGGGGAATCCTG GTACCTGGTGGACAGCCGGTGGTTCAAGCAGTGGAAGAAGTACGTGGGCTTCGACAGCTGGGACATGTTCGGTGTGGGCGATCCCGGATTCTTCCCCGGGCCTATCGACAATTCGGGTCTCTTCAGCG ATCCAGAAACGCAGAGTTTAAAAGAACACCTCATTGATGAGCTAGATTACGTATTGGTTCCTACTGAAGCCTGGAATAAACTAGTAGCATGGTATGGTTGCGTAGATGGACAGCAGCCTATTGTGAGGAAA GTAGTGGAGTATGGTCTGTTTGTGAAGCACTATAAGGTTGAAGTTTATCTTCTTGAGCTGAAGCTGTGTGAGAGCAGCAATCCTGACAATGTAATTAGCTGCCACTTCAGTAAAGCAGACACTGTTG CTACCATcgagaaagaaatgagaaaactaTTTAATATCCCAGCTGAGAAAGAAACTAGATTATGGAACAGGTATATGAGTAACATGTATGAGCAGCTCAGCAAGCTGGATAGCACAGTGCAAGATGCGGGGCTCTATCAAGGTCAG GTTGTTCTAATagaagtgaaaaatgaagatgGCACGTGTCCTGGACAGCATTTCCTGGCAAA aTCAAGCACTGCAACTAGCAGAAACTTTACTACCTCTTCAAAATCATCAGCAAGTTCTTATTCCTCAGTGTCTGCCACCTCTGTCATTACTAACGGTGATAACAGTAACTCCTATGGACTGAACAGCTCCCACCTGGGCAGGGG agGTTCTGGATTTGTCTGTAACTCTTACAGCTGCAGGGACAGCGCTTCCCTGACACAGCCTGGACTCTGCGGACTCAGTAACCTTGGAAATACCTGCTTCATGAATTCTGCATTACAG TGTCTAAGCAATACGCCTCCTCTGACTGATTATTTCCTGGAAGATAAAtatgaagctgaaataaatcagaacaATCCACTGGGGATGAGAGGAGAAATTGCAGAGGCCTATGCAGAGCTCATTAAACAGATTTGGTCTGGGAGACAGTCTTATGTGGCCCCTCGGATGTTTAAA ACACAGGTTGGCCAGTTTGCTCCTCAGTTTTCAGGATACCAGCAGCAGGATTCCCAGGAgcttttggcttttcttctAGATGGCTTGCACGAGGATTTGAACAGAGTGAAGAAGAAGCCCTACTTGGAGCTGAAGGATGCTAATGGCAGACCTGATTCG gaggTGGCAAAAGAGGCTTGGGAGAATCATAGGCTGAGGAATGATTCTATCATTGTGGATATTTTTCATGGTCTCTTCAAATCTACCCTTGTTTGTCCTAAATGCTCCAAAGTTTCTGTGACCTTTGATCCCTTCTGTTACTTAACCCTTCCACTGCCCTTGAGGAGAGATCGTCCCATGGAAGTTACCTTGGTATATGCAGCCCCACAGCGTAGACCTGTCCAG
- the USP4 gene encoding ubiquitin carboxyl-terminal hydrolase 4 isoform X8, which yields MRTRADIRPRRGSRTDMAAAEGGSGGAGGARPDPTVQRAELGPLLAMALRPGESWYLVDSRWFKQWKKYVGFDSWDMFGVGDPGFFPGPIDNSGLFSDPETQSLKEHLIDELDYVLVPTEAWNKLVAWYGCVDGQQPIVRKVVEYGLFVKHYKVEVYLLELKLCESSNPDNVISCHFSKADTVATIEKEMRKLFNIPAEKETRLWNRYMSNMYEQLSKLDSTVQDAGLYQGQVVLIEVKNEDGTCPGQHFLAK from the exons ATGCGCACGCGGGCCGACATCCGCCCGCGACGGGGCTCGCGCACCGAcatggcggcggcggagggTGGCAGCGGCGgcgccggcggggcgcggccggACCCGACGGTGCAGCGGGCCGAGCTGGGGCCGCTGCTGGCTATGGCCCTCCGGCCGGGGGAATCCTG GTACCTGGTGGACAGCCGGTGGTTCAAGCAGTGGAAGAAGTACGTGGGCTTCGACAGCTGGGACATGTTCGGTGTGGGCGATCCCGGATTCTTCCCCGGGCCTATCGACAATTCGGGTCTCTTCAGCG ATCCAGAAACGCAGAGTTTAAAAGAACACCTCATTGATGAGCTAGATTACGTATTGGTTCCTACTGAAGCCTGGAATAAACTAGTAGCATGGTATGGTTGCGTAGATGGACAGCAGCCTATTGTGAGGAAA GTAGTGGAGTATGGTCTGTTTGTGAAGCACTATAAGGTTGAAGTTTATCTTCTTGAGCTGAAGCTGTGTGAGAGCAGCAATCCTGACAATGTAATTAGCTGCCACTTCAGTAAAGCAGACACTGTTG CTACCATcgagaaagaaatgagaaaactaTTTAATATCCCAGCTGAGAAAGAAACTAGATTATGGAACAGGTATATGAGTAACATGTATGAGCAGCTCAGCAAGCTGGATAGCACAGTGCAAGATGCGGGGCTCTATCAAGGTCAG GTTGTTCTAATagaagtgaaaaatgaagatgGCACGTGTCCTGGACAGCATTTCCTGGCAAA GTAG
- the USP4 gene encoding ubiquitin carboxyl-terminal hydrolase 4 isoform X6 — protein sequence MRTRADIRPRRGSRTDMAAAEGGSGGAGGARPDPTVQRAELGPLLAMALRPGESWYLVDSRWFKQWKKYVGFDSWDMFGVGDPGFFPGPIDNSGLFSDPETQSLKEHLIDELDYVLVPTEAWNKLVAWYGCVDGQQPIVRKVVEYGLFVKHYKVEVYLLELKLCESSNPDNVISCHFSKADTVATIEKEMRKLFNIPAEKETRLWNRYMSNMYEQLSKLDSTVQDAGLYQGQVVLIEVKNEDGTCPGQHFLAKSSTATSRNFTTSSKSSASSYSSVSATSVITNGDNSNSYGLNSSHLGRGGSGFVCNSYSCRDSASLTQPGLCGLSNLGNTCFMNSALQCLSNTPPLTDYFLEDKYEAEINQNNPLGMRGEIAEAYAELIKQIWSGRQSYVAPRMFKTQVGQFAPQFSGYQQQDSQELLAFLLDGLHEDLNRVKKKPYLELKDANGRPDSEVAKEAWENHRLRNDSIIVDIFHGLFKSTLVCPKCSKVSVTFDPFCYLTLPLPLRRDRPMEVTLVYAAPQRRPVQV from the exons ATGCGCACGCGGGCCGACATCCGCCCGCGACGGGGCTCGCGCACCGAcatggcggcggcggagggTGGCAGCGGCGgcgccggcggggcgcggccggACCCGACGGTGCAGCGGGCCGAGCTGGGGCCGCTGCTGGCTATGGCCCTCCGGCCGGGGGAATCCTG GTACCTGGTGGACAGCCGGTGGTTCAAGCAGTGGAAGAAGTACGTGGGCTTCGACAGCTGGGACATGTTCGGTGTGGGCGATCCCGGATTCTTCCCCGGGCCTATCGACAATTCGGGTCTCTTCAGCG ATCCAGAAACGCAGAGTTTAAAAGAACACCTCATTGATGAGCTAGATTACGTATTGGTTCCTACTGAAGCCTGGAATAAACTAGTAGCATGGTATGGTTGCGTAGATGGACAGCAGCCTATTGTGAGGAAA GTAGTGGAGTATGGTCTGTTTGTGAAGCACTATAAGGTTGAAGTTTATCTTCTTGAGCTGAAGCTGTGTGAGAGCAGCAATCCTGACAATGTAATTAGCTGCCACTTCAGTAAAGCAGACACTGTTG CTACCATcgagaaagaaatgagaaaactaTTTAATATCCCAGCTGAGAAAGAAACTAGATTATGGAACAGGTATATGAGTAACATGTATGAGCAGCTCAGCAAGCTGGATAGCACAGTGCAAGATGCGGGGCTCTATCAAGGTCAG GTTGTTCTAATagaagtgaaaaatgaagatgGCACGTGTCCTGGACAGCATTTCCTGGCAAA aTCAAGCACTGCAACTAGCAGAAACTTTACTACCTCTTCAAAATCATCAGCAAGTTCTTATTCCTCAGTGTCTGCCACCTCTGTCATTACTAACGGTGATAACAGTAACTCCTATGGACTGAACAGCTCCCACCTGGGCAGGGG agGTTCTGGATTTGTCTGTAACTCTTACAGCTGCAGGGACAGCGCTTCCCTGACACAGCCTGGACTCTGCGGACTCAGTAACCTTGGAAATACCTGCTTCATGAATTCTGCATTACAG TGTCTAAGCAATACGCCTCCTCTGACTGATTATTTCCTGGAAGATAAAtatgaagctgaaataaatcagaacaATCCACTGGGGATGAGAGGAGAAATTGCAGAGGCCTATGCAGAGCTCATTAAACAGATTTGGTCTGGGAGACAGTCTTATGTGGCCCCTCGGATGTTTAAA ACACAGGTTGGCCAGTTTGCTCCTCAGTTTTCAGGATACCAGCAGCAGGATTCCCAGGAgcttttggcttttcttctAGATGGCTTGCACGAGGATTTGAACAGAGTGAAGAAGAAGCCCTACTTGGAGCTGAAGGATGCTAATGGCAGACCTGATTCG gaggTGGCAAAAGAGGCTTGGGAGAATCATAGGCTGAGGAATGATTCTATCATTGTGGATATTTTTCATGGTCTCTTCAAATCTACCCTTGTTTGTCCTAAATGCTCCAAAGTTTCTGTGACCTTTGATCCCTTCTGTTACTTAACCCTTCCACTGCCCTTGAGGAGAGATCGTCCCATGGAAGTTACCTTGGTATATGCAGCCCCACAGCGTAGACCTGTCCAG
- the USP4 gene encoding ubiquitin carboxyl-terminal hydrolase 4 isoform X7, with product MRTRADIRPRRGSRTDMAAAEGGSGGAGGARPDPTVQRAELGPLLAMALRPGESWYLVDSRWFKQWKKYVGFDSWDMFGVGDPGFFPGPIDNSGLFSDPETQSLKEHLIDELDYVLVPTEAWNKLVAWYGCVDGQQPIVRKVVEYGLFVKHYKVEVYLLELKLCESSNPDNVISCHFSKADTVATIEKEMRKLFNIPAEKETRLWNRYMSNMYEQLSKLDSTVQDAGLYQGQVVLIEVKNEDGTCPGQHFLAKSSTATSRNFTTSSKSSASSYSSVSATSVITNGDNSNSYGLNSSHLGRGGSGFVCNSYSCRDSASLTQPGLCGLSNLGNTCFMNSALQTCSAVLYWVWLSPQQPSQRCALYWEPEGW from the exons ATGCGCACGCGGGCCGACATCCGCCCGCGACGGGGCTCGCGCACCGAcatggcggcggcggagggTGGCAGCGGCGgcgccggcggggcgcggccggACCCGACGGTGCAGCGGGCCGAGCTGGGGCCGCTGCTGGCTATGGCCCTCCGGCCGGGGGAATCCTG GTACCTGGTGGACAGCCGGTGGTTCAAGCAGTGGAAGAAGTACGTGGGCTTCGACAGCTGGGACATGTTCGGTGTGGGCGATCCCGGATTCTTCCCCGGGCCTATCGACAATTCGGGTCTCTTCAGCG ATCCAGAAACGCAGAGTTTAAAAGAACACCTCATTGATGAGCTAGATTACGTATTGGTTCCTACTGAAGCCTGGAATAAACTAGTAGCATGGTATGGTTGCGTAGATGGACAGCAGCCTATTGTGAGGAAA GTAGTGGAGTATGGTCTGTTTGTGAAGCACTATAAGGTTGAAGTTTATCTTCTTGAGCTGAAGCTGTGTGAGAGCAGCAATCCTGACAATGTAATTAGCTGCCACTTCAGTAAAGCAGACACTGTTG CTACCATcgagaaagaaatgagaaaactaTTTAATATCCCAGCTGAGAAAGAAACTAGATTATGGAACAGGTATATGAGTAACATGTATGAGCAGCTCAGCAAGCTGGATAGCACAGTGCAAGATGCGGGGCTCTATCAAGGTCAG GTTGTTCTAATagaagtgaaaaatgaagatgGCACGTGTCCTGGACAGCATTTCCTGGCAAA aTCAAGCACTGCAACTAGCAGAAACTTTACTACCTCTTCAAAATCATCAGCAAGTTCTTATTCCTCAGTGTCTGCCACCTCTGTCATTACTAACGGTGATAACAGTAACTCCTATGGACTGAACAGCTCCCACCTGGGCAGGGG agGTTCTGGATTTGTCTGTAACTCTTACAGCTGCAGGGACAGCGCTTCCCTGACACAGCCTGGACTCTGCGGACTCAGTAACCTTGGAAATACCTGCTTCATGAATTCTGCATTACAG ACTTGTAGTGCGGTactgtattgggtctggctgagcccacagcagccctcacagcgCTGTGCTTTGTACTGGGAGCCAGAAGGGTGGTGA
- the USP4 gene encoding ubiquitin carboxyl-terminal hydrolase 4 isoform X4 — MRTRADIRPRRGSRTDMAAAEGGSGGAGGARPDPTVQRAELGPLLAMALRPGESWYLVDSRWFKQWKKYVGFDSWDMFGVGDPGFFPGPIDNSGLFSDPETQSLKEHLIDELDYVLVPTEAWNKLVAWYGCVDGQQPIVRKVVEYGLFVKHYKVEVYLLELKLCESSNPDNVISCHFSKADTVATIEKEMRKLFNIPAEKETRLWNRYMSNMYEQLSKLDSTVQDAGLYQGQVVLIEVKNEDGTCPGQHFLAKSSTATSRNFTTSSKSSASSYSSVSATSVITNGDNSNSYGLNSSHLGRGGSGFVCNSYSCRDSASLTQPGLCGLSNLGNTCFMNSALQCLSNTPPLTDYFLEDKYEAEINQNNPLGMRGEIAEAYAELIKQIWSGRQSYVAPRMFKTQVGQFAPQFSGYQQQDSQELLAFLLDGLHEDLNRVKKKPYLELKDANGRPDSEVAKEAWENHRLRNDSIIVDIFHGLFKSTLVCPKCSKVSVTFDPFCYLTLPLPLRRDRPMEVTLVYAAPQRRPVQYRVVVPMMGAISDLCDSLSKLSGVPAENMVVTDVYNHRFHKIFQMDEGLNHIMPKDDIFVKCFQFLFSLWSEEPLEISVS, encoded by the exons ATGCGCACGCGGGCCGACATCCGCCCGCGACGGGGCTCGCGCACCGAcatggcggcggcggagggTGGCAGCGGCGgcgccggcggggcgcggccggACCCGACGGTGCAGCGGGCCGAGCTGGGGCCGCTGCTGGCTATGGCCCTCCGGCCGGGGGAATCCTG GTACCTGGTGGACAGCCGGTGGTTCAAGCAGTGGAAGAAGTACGTGGGCTTCGACAGCTGGGACATGTTCGGTGTGGGCGATCCCGGATTCTTCCCCGGGCCTATCGACAATTCGGGTCTCTTCAGCG ATCCAGAAACGCAGAGTTTAAAAGAACACCTCATTGATGAGCTAGATTACGTATTGGTTCCTACTGAAGCCTGGAATAAACTAGTAGCATGGTATGGTTGCGTAGATGGACAGCAGCCTATTGTGAGGAAA GTAGTGGAGTATGGTCTGTTTGTGAAGCACTATAAGGTTGAAGTTTATCTTCTTGAGCTGAAGCTGTGTGAGAGCAGCAATCCTGACAATGTAATTAGCTGCCACTTCAGTAAAGCAGACACTGTTG CTACCATcgagaaagaaatgagaaaactaTTTAATATCCCAGCTGAGAAAGAAACTAGATTATGGAACAGGTATATGAGTAACATGTATGAGCAGCTCAGCAAGCTGGATAGCACAGTGCAAGATGCGGGGCTCTATCAAGGTCAG GTTGTTCTAATagaagtgaaaaatgaagatgGCACGTGTCCTGGACAGCATTTCCTGGCAAA aTCAAGCACTGCAACTAGCAGAAACTTTACTACCTCTTCAAAATCATCAGCAAGTTCTTATTCCTCAGTGTCTGCCACCTCTGTCATTACTAACGGTGATAACAGTAACTCCTATGGACTGAACAGCTCCCACCTGGGCAGGGG agGTTCTGGATTTGTCTGTAACTCTTACAGCTGCAGGGACAGCGCTTCCCTGACACAGCCTGGACTCTGCGGACTCAGTAACCTTGGAAATACCTGCTTCATGAATTCTGCATTACAG TGTCTAAGCAATACGCCTCCTCTGACTGATTATTTCCTGGAAGATAAAtatgaagctgaaataaatcagaacaATCCACTGGGGATGAGAGGAGAAATTGCAGAGGCCTATGCAGAGCTCATTAAACAGATTTGGTCTGGGAGACAGTCTTATGTGGCCCCTCGGATGTTTAAA ACACAGGTTGGCCAGTTTGCTCCTCAGTTTTCAGGATACCAGCAGCAGGATTCCCAGGAgcttttggcttttcttctAGATGGCTTGCACGAGGATTTGAACAGAGTGAAGAAGAAGCCCTACTTGGAGCTGAAGGATGCTAATGGCAGACCTGATTCG gaggTGGCAAAAGAGGCTTGGGAGAATCATAGGCTGAGGAATGATTCTATCATTGTGGATATTTTTCATGGTCTCTTCAAATCTACCCTTGTTTGTCCTAAATGCTCCAAAGTTTCTGTGACCTTTGATCCCTTCTGTTACTTAACCCTTCCACTGCCCTTGAGGAGAGATCGTCCCATGGAAGTTACCTTGGTATATGCAGCCCCACAGCGTAGACCTGTCCAG TACCGGGTTGTGGTGCCGATGATGGGGGCCATCTCGGATCTGTGTGACTCACTCTCCAAACTCTCTGGTGTTCCTGCAGAAAAT
- the USP4 gene encoding ubiquitin carboxyl-terminal hydrolase 4 isoform X9, with amino-acid sequence MRTRADIRPRRGSRTDMAAAEGGSGGAGGARPDPTVQRAELGPLLAMALRPGESWYLVDSRWFKQWKKYVGFDSWDMFGVGDPGFFPGPIDNSGLFSDPETQSLKEHLIDELDYVLVPTEAWNKLVAWYGCVDGQQPIVRKVVEYGLFVKHYKVEVYLLELKLCESSNPDNVISCHFSKADTVGCSNRSEK; translated from the exons ATGCGCACGCGGGCCGACATCCGCCCGCGACGGGGCTCGCGCACCGAcatggcggcggcggagggTGGCAGCGGCGgcgccggcggggcgcggccggACCCGACGGTGCAGCGGGCCGAGCTGGGGCCGCTGCTGGCTATGGCCCTCCGGCCGGGGGAATCCTG GTACCTGGTGGACAGCCGGTGGTTCAAGCAGTGGAAGAAGTACGTGGGCTTCGACAGCTGGGACATGTTCGGTGTGGGCGATCCCGGATTCTTCCCCGGGCCTATCGACAATTCGGGTCTCTTCAGCG ATCCAGAAACGCAGAGTTTAAAAGAACACCTCATTGATGAGCTAGATTACGTATTGGTTCCTACTGAAGCCTGGAATAAACTAGTAGCATGGTATGGTTGCGTAGATGGACAGCAGCCTATTGTGAGGAAA GTAGTGGAGTATGGTCTGTTTGTGAAGCACTATAAGGTTGAAGTTTATCTTCTTGAGCTGAAGCTGTGTGAGAGCAGCAATCCTGACAATGTAATTAGCTGCCACTTCAGTAAAGCAGACACTGTTG GTTGTTCTAATagaagtgaaaaatga
- the LOC130149063 gene encoding glutathione peroxidase 1-like: MAAAAAAAAAGLAGLAARPLGAAEPLALGSLRGKVLLVANVASLUGTTTRDFLQLNELQRRYGPRGLQVLGFPCNQFGHQENAKNEEILLSLEHVRPGNGYKPNFIMFEKCEVNGKDAHPLFTFLKEALPFPHDDPSSLMTNPQYIIWSPVCRNDISWNFEKFLIGPDGVPFKRYSRHFETIKIQDDIELLLQKVPKNVLE; encoded by the exons atggcggcggcggcagcggcggcggcggcggggctggcggggctggcggcgcgGCCGCTGGGCGCGGCGGAGCCGCTGGCGCTGGGCTCGCTGCGGGGGaaggtgctgctggtggccaaTGTGGCGTCGCTCTGAGGCACCACCACCCGCGACTTCCTGCAGCTCAACGAGCTGCAGCGGCGCTACGGGCCACGCGGGCTGCAGGTCCTCGGCTTCCCCTGCAACCAGTTCGGACACCAG gagaatgctaAGAACGAGGAGATCCTGCTCTCGCTGGAGCACGTACGTCCCGGCAACGGCTACAAGCCCAATTTCATCATGTTCGAGAAGTGCGAGGTGAACGGGAAGGACGCGCACCCCCTCTTCACCTTCCTGAAAGAGGCGCTGCCCTTCCCGCACGATGACCCCTCCTCGCTGATGACCAACCCGCAGTACATCATCTGGTCCCCCGTCTGCCGCAACGACATCTCCTGGAACTTCGAGAAGTTCCTCATCGGCCCCGACGGCGTGCCCTTCAAACGCTACAGCCGGCATTTCGAAACCATCAAGATCCAGGATGATATTGAATTGCTTCTGCAGAAGGTTCCCAAGAATGTTCTGGAATAA
- the USP4 gene encoding ubiquitin carboxyl-terminal hydrolase 4 isoform X10, translating into MRTRADIRPRRGSRTDMAAAEGGSGGAGGARPDPTVQRAELGPLLAMALRPGESWYLVDSRWFKQWKKYVGFDSWDMFGVGDPGFFPGPIDNSGLFSDPETQSLKEHLIDELDYVLVPTEAWNKLVAWYGCVDGQQPIVRKDDLSFTSTEQAS; encoded by the exons ATGCGCACGCGGGCCGACATCCGCCCGCGACGGGGCTCGCGCACCGAcatggcggcggcggagggTGGCAGCGGCGgcgccggcggggcgcggccggACCCGACGGTGCAGCGGGCCGAGCTGGGGCCGCTGCTGGCTATGGCCCTCCGGCCGGGGGAATCCTG GTACCTGGTGGACAGCCGGTGGTTCAAGCAGTGGAAGAAGTACGTGGGCTTCGACAGCTGGGACATGTTCGGTGTGGGCGATCCCGGATTCTTCCCCGGGCCTATCGACAATTCGGGTCTCTTCAGCG ATCCAGAAACGCAGAGTTTAAAAGAACACCTCATTGATGAGCTAGATTACGTATTGGTTCCTACTGAAGCCTGGAATAAACTAGTAGCATGGTATGGTTGCGTAGATGGACAGCAGCCTATTGTGAGGAAA GATGACCTGAGTTTTACTTCGACAGAACAAGCTAGCTGA